The following are encoded in a window of bacterium genomic DNA:
- a CDS encoding nitroreductase family protein, whose product MDLAVVDKLLTTTRSVRKRLDLSRPVDPAVIRTCLEIAMQAPTGSNVQGWHFLVVTDAGKRKAIAALYQQAFELYRANPDLRPTFPADDPRTQQLPRVIDSADYLAHHLAEVPVHVVPCIEGRVENGGVLGQASVYGSILPAAWSFMLALRSRGLGAAWTTLHLMFEQDAAKILGVPDGVTQAALLPVAYYTGADFKPAKRANPGDAIHWDDWGNHRG is encoded by the coding sequence ATGGATCTCGCCGTCGTCGACAAGCTCCTCACCACCACCCGCTCCGTCCGCAAGCGCCTCGACCTGTCGCGCCCGGTCGACCCCGCCGTGATCCGCACCTGTCTCGAGATCGCGATGCAGGCGCCGACCGGCTCGAACGTCCAGGGCTGGCACTTCCTCGTCGTCACCGACGCGGGCAAGCGCAAGGCGATCGCCGCCCTCTACCAGCAGGCGTTCGAGCTCTACCGGGCGAATCCCGATCTCCGCCCCACCTTCCCCGCCGACGACCCGCGCACGCAGCAGCTGCCGCGGGTGATCGACTCCGCCGACTACCTCGCGCACCACCTCGCCGAGGTGCCGGTGCACGTCGTCCCGTGCATCGAGGGGCGCGTCGAGAACGGCGGCGTGCTCGGGCAGGCGTCGGTGTACGGCTCCATCCTGCCGGCCGCATGGTCGTTCATGCTGGCGCTGCGCTCGCGCGGCCTCGGCGCGGCCTGGACGACGCTGCACCTCATGTTCGAGCAGGACGCGGCGAAGATCCTCGGCGTGCCCGACGGCGTCACGCAGGCCGCGCTGCTGCCCGTCGCCTACTACACCGGCGCCGACTTCAAGCCCGCGAAGCGGGCGAACCCCGGCGACGCCATCCACTGGGACGACTGGGGCAACCATCGCGGATGA
- the arsS gene encoding arsenosugar biosynthesis radical SAM protein ArsS (Some members of this family are selenoproteins.), protein MTPDFDTLLATHGLGPLRRDAVGTLQVNVGKVCNQACHHCHVDAGPTRTERMSADVAARVLHVLECSPAVAVLDLTGGAPELSDQFRGLVVGARRLGRRVIDRCNLTILEQPGQEDLAAFLAAERVDVVASLPCYGPDNVDAQRGRGVFARSIAALRRLNALGYGRPGTGLRLDLVYNPLGPRLPPPQAALEADYRRELGTRFGIVFDRLLTLTNMPIARFAADLARRGEAAAYLGLLVNHFNPQAIGGLMCRSLVSVAWDGRLHDCDFNQMLSLPLGAPAARTIWDVDDLAALAGAPIATAAHCVGCTAGAGSSCGGALA, encoded by the coding sequence GTGACGCCGGATTTCGACACACTCCTCGCGACGCACGGGCTCGGACCGCTGCGCCGGGATGCGGTCGGCACGCTCCAGGTGAACGTCGGCAAGGTCTGCAACCAGGCCTGCCACCACTGCCACGTCGACGCCGGGCCGACGCGCACCGAGCGCATGTCCGCCGACGTGGCCGCGCGTGTGCTGCACGTCCTCGAGTGCAGCCCGGCGGTCGCGGTGCTGGACCTCACCGGCGGGGCGCCGGAGCTGTCGGACCAGTTCCGCGGGCTGGTGGTCGGCGCGCGGCGGCTCGGGCGGCGCGTGATCGACCGCTGCAACCTGACCATCCTCGAGCAGCCGGGGCAGGAAGACCTCGCCGCCTTCCTCGCCGCCGAACGCGTCGACGTCGTCGCCAGCCTGCCGTGCTACGGCCCGGACAACGTAGACGCCCAGCGCGGCCGCGGCGTCTTCGCGCGCAGCATCGCCGCGCTCCGGCGGCTGAACGCGCTCGGCTACGGACGTCCCGGCACGGGGCTGCGGCTCGACCTCGTCTACAACCCGCTCGGTCCACGCCTGCCGCCGCCGCAGGCCGCGCTCGAGGCCGACTACCGGCGCGAGCTCGGGACGCGCTTCGGCATCGTCTTCGATCGGCTGCTGACGCTCACCAACATGCCGATCGCGCGTTTCGCCGCCGACCTCGCCCGGCGCGGGGAGGCGGCGGCCTATCTCGGGCTGCTCGTGAACCACTTCAACCCGCAGGCGATCGGCGGGCTCATGTGCCGCTCGCTGGTGAGCGTCGCGTGGGACGGGCGCCTCCACGACTGCGACTTCAACCAGATGCTGTCGTTGCCGCTCGGGGCGCCGGCGGCGCGCACGATCTGGGACGTCGACGACCTCGCCGCGCTCGCGGGCGCCCCGATCGCCACCGCCGCGCACTGCGTCGGCTGCACCGCGGGCGCGGGCTCCAGCTGCGGCGGCGCGCTCGCCTGA
- a CDS encoding GspH/FimT family pseudopilin — MRAIRMRGGRDAWHPRDAAMAERHVRERGFTLIEVIVAFALAAIVMGIAVPHLPDRNFGLWNGHSQVIADIRQARADAIVKGDHFLVVIDTESSYRVWRLRDPDGDGQWGADPEPLRARQLPDGVHFIQGVGGAFEFNTRGLMVTPEAADSLRLRDDRTGRERVVTVWPSGQVAPAEIPDLES, encoded by the coding sequence ATGCGAGCGATTCGAATGCGAGGCGGGCGGGACGCATGGCACCCGCGCGACGCGGCGATGGCGGAGCGGCACGTTCGCGAACGCGGCTTCACCCTCATCGAGGTGATCGTGGCGTTCGCGCTCGCCGCGATCGTCATGGGCATCGCCGTCCCGCACCTGCCCGATCGCAATTTCGGATTGTGGAACGGTCACAGCCAGGTGATCGCCGACATCCGGCAGGCGCGCGCCGATGCCATCGTGAAAGGTGACCATTTCCTCGTCGTCATCGACACCGAGAGCAGCTACCGCGTGTGGCGTCTGCGTGATCCGGACGGCGACGGACAGTGGGGGGCAGATCCCGAGCCGCTGCGTGCCCGGCAGCTTCCCGACGGAGTGCACTTCATCCAGGGTGTCGGCGGGGCTTTCGAGTTCAACACGCGTGGTCTCATGGTGACGCCCGAGGCTGCGGATTCGCTGCGGCTGCGGGACGACAGGACCGGTCGGGAGCGTGTGGTGACCGTGTGGCCCTCGGGTCAGGTCGCCCCAGCCGAGATACCCGATCTGGAGAGCTGA
- a CDS encoding MFS transporter: MRGALASPDYRRFWLGSLVANLGLWVQSIALGWLVYALTSKASWLGAVSFVGNLPTFALGLLGGAIADRMSRRAIMIVSLLVLAGSALLLATLTATGHIAVGWVLVTAVIGGTATALYTPAMHSVMPQLVPEKDLLNAISLNSVQFNLARAVGPAVAGVLYGAVGPAWCFAINAVGFLVLAGVITSIHLPPRPAVAPPPIWRAVREGVRYVRAHPVIGPHILLAAAMSLFGFPYIILLPAIASDVLHLDARGLGLLMASVGSGAVIGGLFASFGQRVPRGLLTAAGSVGFGIAVMSFAVVRTPPAVGALLFLLGALQTVTIASLTTTLQVEVAEALRGRVMSMLTVIFFGFSTLGGLCLGIAGDHVGVPGALAAGGCVTTLVATALAARDRRTRSPRTA; the protein is encoded by the coding sequence GTGCGCGGCGCCCTCGCCTCCCCCGACTATCGCCGCTTCTGGCTCGGCTCCCTGGTGGCCAACCTGGGGCTCTGGGTGCAGTCGATCGCGCTCGGCTGGCTCGTCTATGCGCTGACGAGCAAGGCGTCGTGGCTCGGCGCCGTCAGCTTCGTCGGCAACCTGCCGACGTTCGCGCTGGGTCTCCTCGGCGGAGCGATCGCCGACCGCATGAGCCGGCGTGCGATCATGATCGTGTCGCTGCTCGTCCTCGCCGGCAGCGCCCTGCTGCTCGCGACCCTCACCGCGACGGGCCACATCGCCGTCGGCTGGGTACTCGTGACCGCCGTGATCGGCGGCACGGCGACGGCACTCTACACGCCGGCGATGCACTCGGTCATGCCGCAGCTGGTGCCCGAGAAGGACCTCCTCAACGCGATCTCGCTCAACTCGGTCCAGTTCAATCTCGCGCGGGCCGTCGGCCCCGCCGTCGCCGGCGTGCTCTACGGCGCCGTCGGACCGGCGTGGTGCTTCGCGATCAACGCGGTCGGCTTCCTCGTCCTCGCAGGCGTCATCACCTCGATCCACCTGCCGCCGCGGCCGGCGGTCGCGCCGCCGCCGATCTGGCGCGCGGTGCGCGAGGGCGTGCGCTACGTGCGCGCGCATCCGGTCATCGGGCCGCACATCCTGCTCGCGGCGGCGATGAGCCTCTTCGGCTTCCCGTACATCATCCTGCTGCCGGCGATCGCAAGCGACGTGCTGCACCTCGACGCGCGCGGGCTCGGGCTGCTCATGGCGTCGGTCGGCAGCGGGGCCGTGATCGGCGGCTTGTTCGCGTCCTTCGGGCAGCGCGTCCCGCGCGGTCTCCTCACCGCCGCGGGCTCGGTCGGCTTCGGGATCGCCGTCATGAGCTTCGCCGTCGTGCGCACGCCGCCGGCCGTGGGCGCCCTCCTCTTCCTGCTCGGCGCGCTCCAGACGGTGACGATCGCGTCGCTGACGACGACGCTCCAGGTCGAGGTCGCCGAGGCGCTACGCGGCCGGGTGATGAGCATGCTGACGGTGATCTTCTTCGGCTTCTCGACGCTGGGCGGGCTCTGCCTCGGCATCGCCGGCGACCACGTCGGCGTGCCGGGCGCCCTCGCCGCCGGCGGCTGCGTGACGACGCTGGTCGCGACCGCCCTCGCCGCGCGCGATCGCCGCACGCGGTCGCCACGCACCGCCTGA
- a CDS encoding 2-oxo acid dehydrogenase subunit E2, producing the protein MRPDGTLVANVHPVRRIVPFLMPVRNGAWVLFEQNVPTAPLRPLLDAVNATRPADRKVTLFHCVLRAIGLGLHAYPRLNRFVAGSRFYDRNAILLSFSGKQRMERDAPIYTSKLVFDPKEPLVAMVDRILDRVREGRSGRETATDREIKGFLRLPAPVLRLAIKLQRTFDGWNLLPKALTQDDPLYASAFVANLGSVGLDAAFHHLYDYGSIPIFATMGRVHRAVVVHDDGSVGSHEVFQMRYTYDERVEDGFYAARALEHVAATLADPDRLLGTAPTSAE; encoded by the coding sequence ATGCGTCCTGACGGCACCCTCGTCGCGAACGTCCATCCGGTCCGGCGCATCGTCCCGTTCCTGATGCCGGTCCGCAACGGCGCCTGGGTGCTGTTCGAGCAGAACGTCCCCACCGCGCCGCTCCGTCCCCTCCTCGACGCCGTCAACGCCACCCGCCCGGCGGACCGCAAGGTCACGCTCTTCCACTGCGTGCTGCGCGCGATCGGCCTCGGCCTGCACGCCTACCCGCGCCTCAACCGCTTCGTCGCCGGCAGCCGGTTCTACGATCGCAACGCCATCCTGCTGTCGTTCAGCGGCAAGCAGCGCATGGAGCGCGACGCGCCGATCTACACCAGCAAGCTCGTCTTCGACCCGAAGGAGCCGCTGGTCGCGATGGTCGACCGCATCCTCGACCGCGTGCGCGAGGGCCGCTCCGGGCGCGAGACCGCGACCGACCGCGAGATCAAGGGCTTCCTGCGGCTCCCGGCTCCCGTCCTGCGCCTGGCGATCAAGCTCCAGCGCACGTTCGACGGCTGGAATCTGCTGCCGAAGGCGCTCACCCAGGACGACCCGCTCTACGCGTCGGCGTTCGTCGCCAACCTGGGCAGCGTCGGCCTCGACGCCGCCTTCCACCACCTCTACGACTACGGCTCGATCCCGATCTTCGCGACCATGGGCCGCGTGCACCGCGCAGTAGTCGTGCACGACGACGGCAGCGTCGGCAGCCACGAGGTCTTCCAGATGCGCTACACCTACGACGAGCGCGTCGAGGACGGCTTCTACGCCGCGCGGGCGCTCGAGCACGTGGCGGCGACGCTGGCCGACCCCGACCGGCTGCTCGGCACCGCGCCTACTTCCGCGGAATGA
- a CDS encoding aminopeptidase P N-terminal domain-containing protein, whose amino-acid sequence MPLSADARRLLADRRRRIADAMPGGVMLLASASEQIRTADTHFPFRQDSDFDYVTGFSEPDAIAVLAPGHAEPYALFVRPKDAEREQWVGRRAGVEGAVADFDAAVAHPIADFEKEIGRWLAKADEVWLPLGRQDVLGERLMAVVRAAQAQRPRSGAGPHVLHEAGEVLHEMRLFKDPTELRLLRETIAIAAEAHREAMRTARPGMREYEIEALVDYTFRRRGAVGPAYPSIVAGGANAVVLHYTDNAAELAADALLLIDAGSERAGYCADITRTFPIGPRFSPAHRDLYDAVLASQLAAIGAVKPGATLDGLHALTLRVLVEALVHLGLLAGGVDEIVEKETYKRLYMHRTSHWLGRDVHDVGRYKVADAPRPLAPGMVFTIEPGCYVPADADDLPAGLRGTGIRIEDDVLVTDTGCEVLSKDAPKLAPEIEELRRAAFA is encoded by the coding sequence ATGCCCCTCTCGGCCGACGCCCGCCGGCTCCTCGCCGATCGCCGCCGCCGCATCGCGGACGCCATGCCCGGCGGCGTCATGCTGCTCGCGTCGGCGAGCGAGCAGATCCGCACCGCCGACACGCACTTCCCGTTCCGCCAGGACAGCGACTTCGACTACGTCACCGGGTTCTCCGAGCCCGACGCCATCGCCGTGCTCGCGCCGGGTCATGCGGAGCCGTATGCGCTCTTCGTCCGGCCGAAGGATGCGGAGCGGGAGCAGTGGGTCGGCCGGCGCGCGGGCGTCGAGGGGGCCGTCGCCGACTTCGACGCCGCGGTCGCGCATCCCATCGCCGACTTCGAGAAGGAGATCGGGCGCTGGCTGGCGAAGGCCGACGAGGTGTGGCTGCCCCTCGGGCGCCAGGACGTCCTCGGCGAGCGCCTGATGGCCGTCGTGCGCGCCGCGCAGGCACAGCGGCCGCGCAGCGGGGCCGGCCCGCACGTCCTCCACGAGGCGGGCGAGGTGCTGCACGAGATGCGGCTCTTCAAAGACCCGACCGAGCTGCGGCTGCTGCGCGAGACCATCGCCATCGCCGCCGAGGCGCACCGCGAAGCGATGCGCACGGCGCGGCCGGGCATGCGCGAGTACGAGATCGAAGCCCTCGTCGACTATACGTTCCGCCGCCGCGGCGCGGTCGGACCGGCCTATCCGTCCATCGTCGCGGGCGGCGCCAACGCCGTCGTGCTGCACTACACCGACAACGCCGCCGAGCTCGCCGCCGACGCGCTCCTCCTCATCGACGCCGGCTCCGAGCGCGCCGGCTACTGCGCCGACATCACCCGCACGTTTCCGATCGGCCCGCGCTTCTCGCCGGCGCACCGCGACCTGTACGACGCCGTGCTGGCCTCCCAGCTGGCCGCCATCGGCGCCGTGAAGCCCGGGGCGACGCTCGACGGCCTCCACGCGCTCACGCTGCGCGTCCTCGTCGAAGCGCTCGTCCACCTCGGGCTGCTCGCGGGCGGCGTCGACGAGATCGTCGAGAAGGAGACGTACAAGCGTCTCTACATGCACCGCACGAGCCACTGGCTCGGCCGCGACGTGCACGACGTCGGCCGCTACAAGGTCGCCGACGCGCCCCGCCCGCTCGCCCCGGGCATGGTCTTCACGATCGAGCCCGGCTGCTACGTGCCGGCCGACGCGGACGATCTGCCCGCCGGCTTGCGCGGCACCGGCATCCGCATCGAGGACGACGTCCTCGTCACCGACACCGGCTGCGAGGTGCTGTCGAAGGACGCGCCGAAGCTGGCTCCCGAGATCGAAGAGCTGCGCCGCGCCGCGTTCGCCTGA
- a CDS encoding enoyl-CoA hydratase/isomerase family protein, translated as MSVRYERPDGHPHVAVVTIDRTAQANALDPPALHALAEAWRRAAGDDDVRCVVLTGAGERSFCAGMDLTSTIPAAQALARGERLDDATFAGLRDAGTATLAAFDLGKPLVAAVNGHARGGGFDLMLAAEIRFAVPQATFALKEVALGLYPTGHATVLLPRQIPWVHAQWLLLTGRPIDAEQARAWGLVNEIVLPDDLLEVALDAAEAIARNAPLAVAATRAGVRELLTLPLPEAYRRQEELGRPLRRTEDAREAQRAFVEKRRPVFRGR; from the coding sequence ATGAGCGTCCGCTACGAACGGCCGGACGGCCATCCCCACGTCGCCGTCGTCACCATCGACCGGACGGCGCAGGCGAACGCGCTCGACCCGCCGGCGCTGCACGCGCTGGCCGAGGCCTGGCGGCGCGCCGCCGGCGACGACGACGTCCGCTGCGTCGTCCTCACCGGCGCCGGCGAGCGCAGCTTCTGCGCCGGCATGGACCTCACGTCGACGATCCCCGCCGCGCAGGCGCTCGCCCGCGGCGAGCGCCTCGACGACGCGACCTTCGCCGGCCTGCGCGACGCCGGCACGGCGACGCTCGCCGCCTTCGATCTCGGCAAGCCCCTCGTCGCGGCCGTGAACGGCCACGCGCGCGGCGGCGGCTTCGACCTGATGCTCGCCGCGGAGATCCGCTTCGCGGTGCCGCAGGCGACCTTCGCGCTCAAGGAGGTCGCGCTCGGCCTCTACCCCACCGGCCACGCCACGGTGCTGCTGCCGCGCCAGATCCCGTGGGTACACGCGCAGTGGCTGCTGCTCACCGGGCGCCCGATCGACGCCGAGCAGGCGCGTGCGTGGGGCCTCGTCAACGAGATCGTCCTGCCCGACGATCTCCTCGAGGTCGCCCTCGACGCCGCCGAGGCCATCGCCCGCAACGCGCCGCTCGCCGTCGCCGCCACGCGCGCCGGCGTGCGCGAGCTGCTGACGCTGCCGCTCCCCGAAGCCTACCGGCGGCAGGAGGAGCTGGGCCGCCCGCTGCGCCGCACCGAGGATGCACGCGAGGCCCAGCGCGCCTTCGTGGAGAAGCGGCGGCCCGTCTTCCGGGGACGCTGA
- a CDS encoding GMC family oxidoreductase encodes MTALPPEYAITYPNVTNGTALGGDRTFSTDVVVVGSGAGGATAAARFRDAGRDVLILEEGGLHPVDSFNTDPGTMVRRLYRDAGTAMILGNPPIIFAEGRCVGGSTVINGGMSWRTPDRVLEHWERDLGLQGLGPKGMEPYFVRAEDILHVEPNDEDTFGENTHLFVKGAQALGWPLARAPRNMRRCVGLNNCALGCITGAKQGMHVTEVPRALHAGAQLLTGARVDKVLWRGSTAVGVRGAFVDDRGRRTGRFSVKARLVVLAAGARHTPGILKRSRMRARTIGRGLHTHPNAKCVGIFAQRIEPWKGTHQAFHVHHFRDEGILIGYAAIPPGLLAAAMPGLGPDNAEKMALYNHMLTAATLVEDDTEGRIVMGPDRQPYMVQTLNDADIERLHRGVTLTAQLLFAAGAHTVLLPFADLPSLAGPHELGKIAQRKRIRETIELMTVHIMTTARMSPDPSRGATDATGAVHGVRGLVVADGSVLPSSIGVNPQETIIALTLRNVERWLDAS; translated from the coding sequence ATGACCGCGCTGCCGCCCGAGTACGCCATCACCTATCCCAACGTCACGAACGGGACGGCGCTGGGCGGCGATCGGACCTTCTCGACCGACGTCGTCGTCGTCGGCAGCGGCGCCGGCGGGGCCACGGCGGCAGCGCGCTTCCGCGATGCCGGCCGCGACGTGCTGATCCTCGAGGAGGGCGGCCTCCACCCGGTCGACAGCTTCAACACCGACCCGGGCACGATGGTCCGCCGGCTCTATCGCGACGCGGGCACCGCGATGATCCTCGGCAACCCGCCGATCATCTTCGCCGAGGGGCGCTGCGTCGGCGGCTCCACCGTCATCAACGGCGGCATGTCGTGGCGGACGCCGGACCGGGTGCTCGAGCACTGGGAGCGCGACCTCGGCCTCCAGGGGCTCGGGCCGAAGGGCATGGAGCCCTACTTCGTGCGCGCCGAGGATATCCTGCACGTCGAGCCGAACGACGAGGACACGTTCGGGGAGAACACGCACCTCTTCGTGAAGGGCGCGCAGGCGCTCGGCTGGCCGCTGGCGCGCGCGCCGCGCAACATGCGCCGCTGCGTCGGGCTCAACAACTGCGCGCTCGGCTGCATCACCGGCGCCAAGCAGGGCATGCACGTGACCGAGGTGCCGCGCGCGCTGCACGCCGGCGCGCAGCTCCTCACCGGCGCACGCGTCGACAAGGTGCTGTGGCGCGGGTCGACCGCCGTCGGCGTCAGGGGCGCATTCGTCGACGACCGCGGGCGGCGCACCGGACGCTTCAGCGTGAAGGCCCGGCTCGTCGTCCTCGCCGCGGGGGCGCGCCATACGCCGGGCATCCTGAAGCGCAGCCGCATGCGCGCGCGCACCATCGGCCGCGGGCTGCACACGCACCCGAACGCGAAGTGCGTCGGCATCTTCGCGCAGCGCATCGAGCCCTGGAAGGGCACGCACCAGGCGTTCCACGTCCACCACTTCCGCGACGAGGGCATCCTCATCGGCTACGCCGCGATCCCGCCCGGGCTGCTGGCGGCGGCGATGCCCGGGCTCGGACCCGACAACGCCGAGAAGATGGCGCTCTACAACCACATGCTGACGGCGGCGACGCTGGTCGAGGACGACACCGAGGGCCGCATCGTCATGGGCCCCGACCGCCAGCCGTACATGGTGCAGACGCTGAACGACGCCGACATCGAGCGCCTGCACCGCGGCGTCACGCTGACCGCGCAGCTCTTGTTCGCCGCCGGCGCGCACACGGTGCTCCTCCCCTTCGCCGACCTGCCGTCGCTGGCCGGCCCGCACGAGCTCGGGAAGATCGCCCAGCGCAAGCGCATCCGCGAGACCATCGAGCTCATGACGGTGCACATCATGACGACGGCGCGCATGTCGCCCGACCCGAGCCGCGGCGCCACCGACGCCACCGGCGCCGTGCACGGGGTGCGCGGGCTCGTCGTCGCCGACGGCAGCGTCCTGCCCTCGTCGATCGGCGTGAACCCGCAGGAGACCATCATCGCACTCACCCTGCGCAACGTGGAACGCTGGCTCGATGCGTCCTGA
- a CDS encoding Hpt domain-containing protein yields the protein MVSGDEQVLDRDALLEQAGGDPELVLRLIELFAEDRAETLDAIQEGMAAADAKRVERAAHRLKGSLGTLAARAAHAAALRLETIGRTGSLVDAGAAWVRLQSELARLQPALDRVMREGA from the coding sequence ATGGTCTCCGGCGATGAACAGGTTCTGGACCGCGATGCATTGCTCGAGCAGGCCGGGGGCGACCCCGAGCTGGTGCTGCGTCTGATCGAGCTGTTCGCGGAGGATCGGGCGGAGACGCTCGACGCCATCCAGGAGGGCATGGCCGCGGCCGACGCGAAGCGCGTCGAGCGTGCGGCGCACCGACTGAAGGGCTCGCTCGGCACGCTCGCGGCGCGGGCCGCGCACGCGGCCGCGCTGCGGCTCGAGACGATCGGACGCACCGGCAGCCTCGTCGACGCGGGCGCCGCCTGGGTCCGGCTGCAGAGCGAGCTGGCGCGTCTCCAGCCCGCGCTCGATCGGGTGATGCGCGAAGGCGCCTGA
- a CDS encoding TIGR04283 family arsenosugar biosynthesis glycosyltransferase, which translates to MRLTVVVPVLDEAARIGARLGALRATAGVAEIVVVDGGSRDGTVAIAARVDGVRVLRAPRGRGTQMNVGARAATGDVLCFLHADAVLPADAAAHIAAALAAPGVVGGAFRLHTVCDDGINWLGPLLRLADVRSRVTRFPYGDQAIFVRRDVFVGVGGFPDQPIMEDVELARRLRRVGRLRTVAAEVRVSGRRFLRDPVRAVLAMRLLPLLYRLGVSPRTLARLYGNPR; encoded by the coding sequence ATGCGGCTGACGGTCGTCGTCCCCGTCCTCGACGAGGCGGCCCGTATCGGGGCGCGCCTCGGCGCGCTGCGGGCGACGGCGGGCGTCGCCGAGATCGTCGTGGTCGACGGCGGCAGCCGTGACGGCACGGTGGCGATCGCGGCCCGCGTCGACGGCGTGCGCGTGCTGCGTGCGCCGCGCGGGCGCGGGACGCAGATGAACGTCGGCGCGCGCGCCGCGACGGGCGACGTGCTGTGCTTCCTGCATGCCGACGCCGTCCTGCCGGCCGATGCCGCGGCCCACATCGCGGCGGCGCTGGCGGCGCCGGGCGTCGTGGGCGGCGCCTTCCGCCTCCACACCGTCTGCGACGACGGCATCAACTGGCTCGGGCCGCTGCTGCGCCTCGCCGACGTGCGCTCGCGCGTCACACGCTTTCCCTACGGCGACCAGGCGATCTTCGTGCGGCGCGACGTCTTCGTCGGCGTCGGCGGGTTCCCCGATCAGCCCATCATGGAGGACGTCGAGCTGGCCCGCCGCCTGCGCCGCGTCGGCCGCCTGCGGACGGTGGCGGCGGAGGTGCGGGTGTCGGGGCGGCGGTTTCTCCGCGATCCGGTGCGCGCGGTGCTCGCCATGCGCCTCCTGCCGCTGCTCTATCGCCTAGGCGTTTCGCCCCGGACGCTCGCGCGTCTCTACGGCAACCCGCGCTGA
- a CDS encoding MFS transporter, producing MRVWWIPPFLGRVPEMEPRLVSLLGLVSLALFFESYDVSMLTAALKHIAHDLDIAETELGGAMAAIRLGALPAFAIAPLADRWGRRRVFLGTIVGSSVGTVLTAFAQTEGQFVVVQMVTRTFLIASAVVAVVIVTEEFPAEHRGWAIGMVGALSACGHGLGAVLFAMIEHIPFGWRGLYAVGVVPLLLMPAFRRGVPETRRFARMRAAGATGRTPVWAPLVALARAHPGRALGVAAAAGLLGIGEVSVFQFTGWFAQSVHGWEPRQYSLMVVAAGGFGIVGNIVAGRLADRIGRRVVGAAFFALFPVGAIVFYNGPSWSMPVAFACLVFCQTAGAVMVRAFSTELFPTAQRGTSSGWATLAQTLGWALGLWVVGLGTEAGSHIAYMTSILSVSVLLSGLTLLFLPETSRRELETISDKDGRG from the coding sequence GTGCGCGTCTGGTGGATCCCCCCCTTCCTCGGGCGCGTGCCCGAGATGGAGCCCCGCCTCGTCTCGCTGCTCGGGCTGGTGTCGCTGGCGCTGTTCTTCGAGTCGTACGACGTCTCGATGCTGACGGCGGCGCTGAAGCACATCGCCCACGACCTCGACATCGCCGAGACCGAGCTGGGCGGCGCCATGGCGGCGATCCGGCTCGGCGCCCTGCCCGCGTTCGCGATCGCGCCGCTCGCCGACCGCTGGGGGCGGCGGCGCGTCTTTCTCGGCACCATCGTCGGCAGCAGCGTCGGCACCGTGCTGACCGCGTTCGCGCAGACGGAGGGGCAGTTCGTCGTCGTGCAGATGGTGACGCGGACGTTCCTCATCGCCAGCGCCGTCGTCGCCGTCGTCATCGTCACCGAGGAGTTCCCGGCCGAGCACCGCGGCTGGGCGATCGGCATGGTCGGCGCGCTCTCCGCCTGCGGCCACGGGCTCGGCGCCGTCCTCTTCGCGATGATCGAGCACATCCCCTTCGGGTGGCGCGGGCTCTACGCGGTGGGCGTCGTACCCCTGCTGCTCATGCCGGCGTTCCGGCGCGGCGTCCCCGAGACGCGGCGCTTCGCCCGCATGCGCGCCGCGGGCGCGACCGGGCGCACGCCGGTGTGGGCGCCGCTCGTGGCACTGGCGCGGGCGCATCCCGGGCGTGCGCTCGGCGTCGCGGCGGCGGCGGGGCTCCTCGGCATCGGCGAGGTGTCGGTGTTCCAGTTCACCGGCTGGTTCGCGCAGAGCGTGCACGGCTGGGAGCCGCGCCAGTACTCGCTCATGGTCGTCGCCGCGGGCGGCTTCGGCATCGTCGGCAACATCGTCGCGGGACGCCTCGCCGACCGCATCGGCCGGCGGGTCGTCGGCGCCGCGTTCTTCGCGCTGTTCCCGGTCGGCGCGATCGTCTTCTACAACGGCCCGAGCTGGTCGATGCCGGTCGCGTTCGCCTGCCTCGTCTTCTGCCAGACGGCCGGCGCCGTCATGGTGCGCGCGTTCTCGACCGAGCTGTTCCCCACCGCACAGCGCGGCACGTCGTCGGGCTGGGCGACGCTGGCGCAGACGCTCGGCTGGGCGCTCGGGCTGTGGGTCGTCGGGCTCGGCACCGAGGCGGGCAGCCACATCGCCTACATGACGAGCATCCTCTCGGTGTCGGTGCTGCTGAGCGGCCTCACCCTGCTCTTCCTTCCCGAAACCAGCCGGCGCGAGCTCGAGACCATCAGCGACAAGGACGGGCGCGGCTGA